AACATCGATAGTGATgtttgtgcatttaaaaaaagttgaagtttgtaatatttttttcttgaattctTATCTTACAAAAAACTCAGAACTGAGACTTTTCTTCTTgttccttatttttcttctgtagtgCTTAGTCAGTCACTGGACAGCTCAATTGTTACAAATGAGTACTAACATGTTATAAATGAGTAATTACCAGAAGAGTTGGAACATATACCAGCCTCAGAAACAGGGTTCATATTCCTTGCTCTAAACGGTTGAATTGACATGTAAATCAGGCAAAGAATCAGGGGATGGACAGAAAGGCAGAGAAATAAGGATTCAGTCAACGTACATTTCATGCACACTGATGTCAGGGATCCACAGCTCCTTCACTGGCACTGACACCTGCCTCACCCCGTGATAGAGAGCAGGTTCCCAGGATAGGTACTCGTTGTGCCAGACCTATggagagagagtggagggaATGGGGGGTGAGTAGGAGAGAAGGATGAACAGggaaagaggaggaaaagagaaaaaaagacagaagaggGAGATTAAAGCAGGGAATGTCCATTATTACACATTATCTCTCAGACCCAGTGTGAGTGACAGGCTAGATGTCCTCTAGTCAGCTTCGTCTCCTATTCCACCTTAATAGTCAGCAAATTATACTCCCTTTCCACTCTTACCTCAATCCTCCAAGCCCAGCCTGATCTCACTCCTCCAAGCACAGCCTGAGCTCACTCCTCTCCACCTGATCTCACTCCTCCGAGCCCAACCTGAGCTCACTCCTCTCCACCTGATCTCACTCCTCCGAGCCCAGCCTGAGCTCACTCCCCTCCACCTGATCTCACTCCTCCGAGCCCAGCCTGAGCTCACTTCCCTCCACCAGATCTCACTCCTCCGAGCCCAGCCTGAGCTCACTCCTCTCCATCTGATCTCACTCCTCTGAGCCCAGCCTGAGCTCACTCCTCTCCACCTGACCTCACTCCTACCACCCTGACTATACTCATCTTCTCACCCTACTCCATTACCACAGAATAAGGTCATATCCCTTGAGTCCCCGTGTGTCACTTGTCCTCCATCCTGTCTCTGGCCTACCTGTCTGTATAGGATATAGAGTAGCAGCTTTTCATGCTTCTCATCCTGTGGAGAGACAACATTGAACACAGCAGaaaggttacattttttttaatgaaaatatacTGTTAATGAGTGTTGTGCTGTGAAATAGAAGAAAtgttatattataaaaatataaaattattacaattacaattataaAAATTATTACAAAGTTGCCCCCTAAGTTATCACACTCTCCGTTCTCAAATGCCTCGCAGAAAAGGACAacgaaaacatttaataaataaaattcgACAAACTGCAGGAAGAGTAGAGTGAGTTGCTTGTGTGGGAAAGTAGTGAGGCTTATGGCAACTGCCCATCCACACCCCCACCTCCACCCGGTAGCAGCCACATTTTCTGTCTATTAAATTGTAATGATTAAAATGGGATGCCACTCTGAGGTTGTAACATGCACCCCTTAAGATCCACAGAgacaattttctctttttctcactttgcaCAGAACAGGATTGTTTCTGGAGTGTATGGCACTCATGATGTTCATGAACAATACTTTTCATGCCTCCACTTGTCTGAGCAAAAAGCTATCATATACGTCATTGTCATTGTAAATCTAATGCAGACAAGTACAGAGTTACAAGTTGGTAgcacaaacacattttaagatGATAAAACACCGAGCTTGAAGAAGTTACTTATCATTACTTCCTGTTTGTGAAGCAGTACAAAAACTCCTTAAGCTTGTGCAACACCCTGCAACACCCTGTGCAACAATCACGTTTAACAATTAACAATGCATTTACTGCTTCTGGTggtttaaatattatattcacCCTTTACATCTTGGGTGGGTGTGATTGTAAGTCATTTTGGATGAAAACAGCTGCCAAATgcataaatgtaaatgttatgAGAAAGACACAGGTGTCTTTTGCATGAAATAGATCCCTTTCTATGCCTGGTGCCTGTGGAGATCTTGTATCAGTAGTTAATTGTTGTTAAAATCAACTGTTGATAAGCAGCAGGAGCTCTGCAGCAGCCTCACCATGTCCAGCACTGCCAGCACAGTGAAGTCGATGGTGACTAGTGTGACTGTCCTCCAGTCCAGGACTGGCCGCAACTGGGCAGCGCGTCCAGACAGAACAGTGTCTAGCCAGAGGGCCAGGGAGGGTGGGGCCGGCGGGTGGGGCTGCGGAGCtgggctcacacacacacctggagggcACAATGGGATGAGAGGCATGCAGTTAGAAACTCCGGTTGTGTCAGTCATAATGCAGGCTTTTTACAGTCAAATCAGGGGTGGTTATACAAAGAAAGTAGGTGTTATTATGGGACATTTTAGCTTTTCACACATAGATTTTAGAAAACAACATTGAGACCTTAGCTAGTCCTGAAGTGGTAGACATGGTAAGCATTGAATACATACAAAAGGAACGGGTGAACGTTTCTTACCCTGCAGGAGGGAGAGCAGCAGCAAGAGGTGGAGATTCACACTCATTCTAGGAGGGTCAGTCTCACAGCCTGCTCAGCTTGGGTGataaactcatcctgaaacacTTTTATGTGATTTGCAATGGTTACAGTACACGTaaataatatttgaaaatatcctTGCAGAAGCATCCAGAAAAGGTGAGTTTCTCCTGGAGAAGGGGAGCTGGTGCTGTGACTGTATAACAGATGTTAGTGCATGTCATAGAGTTCACAACacagaatgcacagaaaacactGGAGCTGTGAGCATGCAGTACACCAGACACAGAGGCCTCTGGGTTCAGACTCACTAGAAGAGTCAGCCTCTACTACTATACTGCACTTCCCTTTGGGGGGAAAGGGCAGAATTCAGAGAATACAGACAGCACTGAGCTCCCATGAACATCTGTCTCTAATACTGCCCACTGTTCCactcacaaaaaaacacataaagaaGCTTTTATTAACTGGGAACATTCACTGGATTAAACCCTGTGCCTCAGTGTTCTTACTGTGTGTCACCCACCTTAGAAAACAAAGCCTTGGACATGTGGCTCAGCAAATGCCTCCATGTAATCAACAATAACATGTGAAATTAGTATACTtttaactttttacaaagtagATATCGTACAAGTTTGTTTCAAATtttagttatacagtattacatcaAAAATGAGTATGGCAACAATACAATTCACTGTGTGCCATGACACCTGCATATCCATCCATGGTTTCACCCTCATGCCCTGCAGGGATTGCTCAAGGGGGCTTCTTCCTCCTCTCATCAACCACTATTTAGGCAGTATTGATGTTTCCACTGTCAAGTCACTCAGCAGTACAAATATCCAGAAAGAAACAGCTTTGAACATCTACCTACCATGAGAGCAATCATGCTCAGCACAGTGAGATCTGAAGAGACACAAAGCTCAACATCAGTGCCCCTCACTGGCATAGACTGACAGATCAGAAATGCGGTCTCCATATTGGACTGTCAGATCTTACCTGGGATTACTGCAGCCTTGCTTTCAATTTCTAGAGCTTTCCTGGTCGTGTGGCAGATCCTTGATATATATGAAAATCCCCACAGATGAGCTCTCTTGTGTCAGTTCTACATTGGATTCCTGCAAATCCCCGTGACCTGTTTTCCCTCAGGATGTGTAGCATTTTCTCTCCCAGACCTGTTCCAGAACCCAGAGCTGACAGACCGATCTGGAGAGAACAGAGCGTATTAAATGGGAGTCCTGTGCTGATGTAACAGGTTTCACCTCACATCATTATCCTATCTGAGTCTTcatgataatatactgtaccagggGGTGGGTCTGCATGTTTAACTGAATACTTTCCTAGAATGTTATTGGTATATGGAATCTTGCATTCATCTTGACCACTACACATCAGGTTACAGCTCTGATTAGTCATTTATCTATTCTGAATTATGACAGATTAAAGGGTCAACGTTATGGCTACAATAACCTTCATAACCTCAGTGGAGGCTGATTTATTCTGAATTGCTGTTGAAGACCTTGTCAAAAGGTTTCAAGAAAAATAGAAGGGAATCAATTCCTGACGGGTGGGCATTGTACGTGTTCGATACTGTCAGGGAAGGACACTTTCTGCTTGCTCCCCCTGTTCAAGCAGTCCTAGATCCCAGAAAAGCAACCAGACTGGATAAGTGAGTCGGAGAGGAACTGCTTCTGAGAAATTGATATTCAAATCAGGTCCTATCTGTACATGCAGATAGCATGTGACAATGGAGCTCTGTGCAAGTGAGAGCCACTCTGAGTTTGAATATTGAAATTAAGCTTAATCTCCCTTCCTTCATTTACAACACTTAAAGGTCTGTGGCAGAGAGTAGCCTGCAAGCATTCTGTCGGTGAGAGGGAAGAGatccttctcttctcttttgttTGTAGAAGAGGATTCAAGCTTCAAACTAGAGAACAGATTGGCCCAAGAGGTAGCAGAGCATCTATGTTCTGGTGCTGACTCCCGGCGCTGGGAGAGGAGAAATTCAATTTGGAGAAGTGGACCTGGATGAGCTGAGTCTCAGGCAGGAGAGGGGGGAGAACTGGGATTCAGGATCTGAGCGATGGACCTGGGTTTTCTGTGGGTCCTGAGCTTCTATTGGCTGATTTCCAGAGGTAAGGAGATGTGCGACAGAGAGCGAGGCGGGAGATGAAGAAAGAGAGTGGATGATGAGAAAAATGGAGCATTAGATTGGGTGCAAAAAGACATTGTCAGCTTTAACTGTTTGATCTTTCCTTCACAGCCTAATTTTCTGAAAGTGCAATCCATACTGCTGGACCAGCtataaagttttaaaacaagCGTCATATGATACCAAATTGTGATCACTTTTCCATAGTAGTCCTGTGACCATTGTCCTCAATCTGTCACTGTggtccttataactgtttttacatctactgtattgctttgagatgctacttttaaaggtgctatataatttttttttttggtatagagaaacatgatcagattttccctggttcagaaaaaaacatcaaaacaaacaccagtcagttcagaaaacaaaacaagttcCTTTGCTTGTGTCTGACTTCGCAAAATCAGAATCATAAAACATCATATCCCATTTCTGTTGTTTCTATCCTATCTTTCCTACAGGTAATTGTGCAGCATAATTTATGTGAAGGAAGACAAAGTCCACCATCATTATAATTTCCCCCTGGTGTCTATGATACATTTGTATATAAGTAGAATTTTCACCATAATCTGAATTTGGTGGTTTTCAGAATGCTCATGTTCTTAAGCTCTTTGATTAATTTCTGCATAATGTGAACCCATATATTATTGAAGGATTGGAATGCCAACCTGTACCAAAAGGCTTAAACCTCCTGTCTCTCCAGGTCCCTGTGTGCTGGGTGAGAAGGGGCCAGTAGACATGGCCTCCCTGATCAGCTCCATCATTCAGCACTCCTCCCCAAGACTGAGGCCAGTCAGACACTGGGACACCACACTCACTGTGCAACTTGACCTGCGGTTGTATTCTATACTGGATGTGgtaatatatatacaaattgcTACAAGCTTGTTGACTCGTTTACGCTGCTGACAGTAACGGATCATTAGATTCCTCAAGACCCCTGTTTGCTAACACCTCTCCTCCCCACCCCCTTCCTGTTGGTTCTTCTCTATTTCTCCCCAGAATGAGAAAGAGGAGAAGGTCAGCCTGCACGTGCTCTGCACCCAGGTGAGTTTGACAGCCCTCAGCCCTCCCCACGAATTCAGAAGTGGTGTTGGTATGAGCTTTCACAGTGTTGTCACAGACGCTGCTACGGGAAACaagcaaaacattaaaaaataaaatccaatatTGACAACTGAActtttgaaataaatgaaataatgtgGAATATAGACTAAATTTATTTCACTCCAGGTCTCtagcagccaggtctgcctgtgttgtCCAGATTCTGTGGTCAGGCTGTGTCAGGAGCCTGTTTCCACTGTGGGAGATCACTGCTTACTGGTCAGATAGGGAGTCAGAGTGTGGTTTGAGTGTATTCAGTTGCACTCCAGTTTGTGTGTTCTAATGTTCATTCACTCTTTCTCCTTGTCATATATGATACTACTTTTCTTCACTCTTTCTCACAATAGAGATGGAAAGATGAGTTTCTGTCATGGGACCCTGCAGAATTCAGTGGCCTCTCTCATTTCACCCTCCCTGTATCCAGCGTGTGGACACCTGACATCATTGTCCGAGAGGCGTAAGACAAGCTTACTTCTTTGCAACACAGCAGTTCCTTAGTGATGAATGGTCCTAGAGTCAGTCTCTCAGccagtgtcctgtgtgtgtgtgccgcaGGGTGAGTGTGGGACGGGTGGAGGCTGACGCCTTTGTGTCAGTGAACTCCACTGGATGGGTGCAGCGCATTGAGccgctgctgctggtgctgcgcTGTGACCTGGCCATGTTCCGCTTCCCTTTCGACAGCCAGCGCTGCAACCTCACCTTCGGGCCCAACCTGCACACAGGTACACAGCTTCAACACCTGTATACACCTGGGGCACATCTCAACACAGGTACACTCCAGACACACAACCTCAACAACCTGTATACACCTGGGGCACATCTCAACACAGGGACACTCCAGACACACAACCTCAACACCTATATACACCTGGCACACATCTCAACACAGGGACACTCCAGACACACAACCTCAACACCTGTATACACCTGGGGCACATGTCAACACAGGGACACTCCAGACACACAACCTCAACACCTGTATACACCTGGGGCACATGTCAACACAGGGACACTCCAGACACACAACCTCAACACCTATATACACCTGGCACACATCTCAACACAGGGACACTCCAGACACACAACCTCAACACCTATATACACCTGGCACACATCTCAACACAGGTACACTCCAGACATATGACCTGGAGACCTGTATACACCTGGGGCACATCTCAACACAGGGACACTCCAGACACACAACCTCAACACCTATATACACCTGGCACACATCTCAACACAGGTACACTCCAGACATATGACCTGGAGACCTGTATACACATATCAACACAGGTACACTCCAGACACACAACCTCAACACAAATACAATCATGTAACAATCTTCATATATCAAATATGATATAGCaggtacttactgtatgtgtaatggGGCTCAGAGCAGTGAGGTATCACAGAAGTGACATCATCACCTTGAAACCTAGAGAATGTAAAATTCTGCTGACAAAGAGCCTAGTGTTCTGGTGCAGTGGAGTTCATTCTTGTCTAGGGACAAGGGTGGCTCTGTGTCCACTCTGTGAGACGGTGAGCACCCATGGTTGAATCCTGACAAGGGATGAGCAGAGCTACGCACGTTCCACACTGCATTTGTGCCCAGCTCTAGCATTGTCTGAGTGTCTGTGCTGcagggtgtgggtgtgtgtattgctgtgctgtctgtgtcagccCATGCCTCCCCTGCAGTGGAGGATGTGGAACTGGTTCCAGAGAGGTCTGCAGGCGCGGTGCTCAATGCCAGTCGACAGTCGATCCGCCACGGGGAGTGGGAGCTACTGTCTATCAGGACCTACAGCTTCACTGAGACTCAGGGCAGCCACAGCTACTCCCGCATCACTTTCCAGGTACTGACACCAAAGGCACTGCCCAGCACATGGATGTAAACTACCAGAGACCGAGAAGCATTTCATCTTATTTCAGTTCCTCATCTAGTAGCGCAGCCATCTTGTTCAATCATGACAAAATCCATGTGTTTATGTATGATTAGGCCGGACATCTGTTTTTGAAGGACATCTCTAAAGTCTGTCCCTGTTGTGCCAACTTGCTTGTCAAAATCTGAGTCATTGTCGCTGGTGTCTGTAAAATCATCAGTCTTCTCCTACGTCTGCTTCTTCTCCTGCTCTTCATCGACCCTCTGTGCCTGCAGGTGGAGATGGGCCGCAGCTCTCTCTTCTACGTGGTGAACCTCATCGTGCCCAGTGGGTTTGTGATGTTGATTGACCTGGCAGGATTTGCCATCCCCGTGGAGAGCGCTGAGAGAATCCCTTTCAAGGTCACCCTGCTGCTGGGCTACACGGTCTTCCTGGTGCTGGTCAATGACCTGTTGCCGCCCTTCAGAGAAAACACTCCAATACTAGGTAAGAGGGAAGGGTTCAGAAGAGACCATCACACCAAGGTCTTCACGTGCATTCATGTCCCTGATGTACTGACCTGAGAACTTATTTGgcaacataaaaatgttttaattaggaaataataaaaagcatgcatgaaaataaatatcaaatacagtatatcaagtgCATAATTTGATTTCAGACAGGGGAATCATAGTTTGTTTTTACaagggttttctccaggtgcttcgGTTTCCTCCCAGCTTCCTTTGACA
Above is a genomic segment from Lepisosteus oculatus isolate fLepOcu1 chromosome 1, fLepOcu1.hap2, whole genome shotgun sequence containing:
- the LOC107077069 gene encoding 5-hydroxytryptamine receptor 3A-like, whose amino-acid sequence is MDLGFLWVLSFYWLISRGPCVLGEKGPVDMASLISSIIQHSSPRLRPVRHWDTTLTVQLDLRLYSILDVNEKEEKVSLHVLCTQRWKDEFLSWDPAEFSGLSHFTLPVSSVWTPDIIVREAVSVGRVEADAFVSVNSTGWVQRIEPLLLVLRCDLAMFRFPFDSQRCNLTFGPNLHTVEDVELVPERSAGAVLNASRQSIRHGEWELLSIRTYSFTETQGSHSYSRITFQVEMGRSSLFYVVNLIVPSGFVMLIDLAGFAIPVESAERIPFKVTLLLGYTVFLVLVNDLLPPFRENTPILGVYFVVCLAFLSLSVGESMILLALGKPDILHHVPPLPRLATLFFPDWMKNKKWAETQTPLDSEFRDKSRLIRDLQRAYRLGEGQGQGQGSEARSTLADAMQALEAELWEVSEELRILTHRGSRRRARLQLMETTDWLCFCVYVAMLAAFLLILMVFWMLGH